CTTCAACTTCTCAAGCGATAATGCAGGTTTATGTGCTCTACTATAAACATGAAGCAAAATGGAATAACTCGTAACATCAGGCTCTACACCTCTATCACGCATTTCCACAAACACCTTCTCCGCATTCCTTATCACCTTCTCAAACCGTTCATCCGGGTGCAAACTCGCCTTCCTACAGATCCCATTTAACATCACATTATAAGTTACCACATTTGGCTCAATTCCCTTCTGCACCATCTCCTTAAAAAACTTCTCAGCCATTTCGATTTTCTTCACCTTAAACCACCCATATATCAAAATTGTGTAAATCTTCGCATTCAACTCAAGCCTCCACTTCTCTTTATTAAACAACTCATTAGCTACCTTAACATACCCATATTTACATAGAGTatcaagaagaaaacaaaaccgGAACTGTGAAAAACTTCCACTATTTTCTTCGTCTATAAAAATATGCATTTCATCGAAAGCCCGAATAGCCTGCCGTGTGAGACCAGCAGAAATCAACCTTCTAATCAGGATATAAAATGTGGTAAAATTAGGCCTAAGATTGTTGCTTTCCTGGTCCATCTGGACAATGAGTTGCCAAGCAACATCAAACTGGCGGACTTTGCAGAGACTATCCACGAGGAGGTTGAAAGCGGTGGTGTCATGGCAATAGGAAGGATGGTGGAACTGACAATATTGGAAAAAGGCAAGGGCAACTTTTGAAGAGTGATGAAGGCGAAGGAGAATTTGGTGGACTAAGGAGGTTGTGAGAGTGATTCCATTGAGCTGGAAAGAGGATTCTGTGGCGTGGAAAGGGTTGTGGTGTTGGAGAATGATTTGGGATATTAAATCAGCATTTTTTGATGGTTCAATTGTTGGAAGTATGGGTTTGGGCTCAGTCTCCAAGTGCCATATTTGCGGTGGTGGTGGTAGCCGGTGTTCAGAgtcagaaaatgaagaaaaagaataagTAGGCAAGAGTTTGGGGAGAAAAATGTTCATCTGCATTGAAAAGGATCGGCCCAAATTCAAAAGTAGTGCCATTGAAATATACTCTTGCCTCTTCTTCTCATGAGGTGAATAAAACAACTATGATAGTAGTACTACTAGTGATAACTTCATCCATCACCCATCAGCATCACCCAATTAGCATCACATCTAATCATTCAGGGCAGACAGTCAAACCCAGACAAATTGAGGACAAAGGCTTGAAGAGATCATCTTGAAACTCCCTGATCACGATCACCTGAACATACAGTAAGATGAAGAAAAATAAGTGAATCAAATCAAGATGAAAACAACCAGATGTTTCCAAATAAGTGGTCAGTTGTTGGTGAGCAATGCTTCCAAATGGATTTGGAGTAGGAACCATTGTCAACCAGAGCCATTTGCATCTATTTGGTTCGCAATGGGTTATACAACATGAGACGAGTTTAAGATACCAATAGACAAATACAAATTTGATAAGTACAACATTTAGTATATACCACATGAAGTACATACATTCATAAAACTCGACTTTACATATTTAAGATTCCAATTGTCAACCAGTTTTGGTCAAAAACCTGCAGCAATGCCGGTGGCCAATATTGGGACAGCTTGAACTTTCAAGTTACAAGATCATTCATAAAAACCCGTCTTCTGAGTCTCAAAGAGCACATACAACCACAAAAacagtaagagagagagagagagagaacacaTGAATTTTTAAGGTACTGAAAACTTGCAGGAACAAGAAATGGATAACCTTCTACAATTCATAATGTTCAGCTTAGACGTATATGAAGAACTAAGatgtaaaaagtcaaaaaaaaaaaagaaaatatcacCTATGAAAATAATGAGGGGAATTAACTGAACCAACAAAGGACGAGCAAACTGAAGAGGCACAGTGCATTGCAGTTTTGGGTAGACAATACAGATTCTCATTTTGCAAACATATCAAGAACTTACCTCTGAGATTACCAATAAAGCACTCATAGAAAACTCGAACTTACCTCTGAGATGCACTCATAGAAAACTCTCTTATAGCCCAAAAGTTTTAAGACTTTAGTCCATCAATCAGCTTAAGAAAACCCCTGCATACAGAAAACACTACTCTTATCAAGATGCTCCAAAACGTCTGCTAACACATTCATAGGCCATAattcctaaaatggaaaatggaggTACAGTAATACCGTATATTTCATGCTTTACGATATATGTGAAACAAGATATAGATTTTTAATCTGAATAAAGCCTTAACTGATACCTCCATTTCATTCAGGCATTTTCACAAACAGATTACAAGCACACACAAAAAGTTTCATCCTCTATCAACTACGAAATTGAAGTTGACCACAAAATTTCCAACGCAACCAAAATTTCAGTCATCTAAGAACGTAAATGCAAGCAAATTAGCAggagaggggaaaaaaagagagagcatGGATTTCATTGAGTACCATTTGAAGTTTGAAAGGAGGGGAAAAATGAATTTAGAGATTTCGAGTGATTGAGAGTGGCAATttgcaaaagttatttggatTTGCAGAAATTCGAACAAGTGAAAATAGCAAAAATAGACCCTTTATGTCTTCTTGTTATCCTTTGTCAGTCCTCCACATTTCAAATAATGTATTTTGGGCTGTCACATATttaaaatgaatcattttgacCCAACTGTCATTTCCGTCCTGTTTTACGGGGTTTATTTAGCTAGaagattatttggaaaaaaaatttaaaataatgctATAGTACATTTTTATGCTTCAATGTATGTGAAGTAAAACTGttgttgaaaatataaaaatatgattgaaagcgtatatatttatgatgcagcgacaaaatttttgataaaatttagcaaaataaataaatctatTTGAGTGACACAAAAATGTAAAATACTCGTTTAgcccaaaaaaattttaaatatttgttTATTATATGCTAAAAGTATAAAAGAGTTCTAACCATCTTGGTATCCGATAAAATAGACTAAAAATGACTAAATTAGAAAAAGGAGAGGATAGAAACCGATTTATAAGTTTATACTCACTCGTAAAGTATCTTTTCTTCCTAAAATACTATGTTTTGACTGTATTGCATTATGTAACTCCCAAATCTTCTACCTTTGgttcaaattgaaaaatggaGGAAATCCAAAGATATTTACAGTTTAATAGATTTCAACAACTCAACTTTCTATATCTgcttatttttttagaaaaaaaaaattatcctttTTAAttagaaaagatttgctttatagaaaaaattatccttttttagtttaaatataaCTATGGTGTTAATTATAAATCTAAAACAATAATTTAAGTATAAGAGTATCCAATCATCCATACCGAAAATTTAATGTATAAGAGTATACATTAACTCTACATTGCCCCCTTCCCTCCACCCCAACTACAGTCCACAGATCCTAGCTCCACTACTGGTTATGATTCATTCCATCAAGTTGGTTACCATCTGTATTTCTTCTCTAGAGCTTCGGACTCTCCCGGGGCTCAACCATGTTGGCCATGCTTACCCCAATTTGCTAGATTTTCACCCACTAGATCCATAGTTCTTGTTCTCGTAAGTTTCTCTTGGCAACCATTTTGGTACCATGTGGAGAAGGGTAGTGCCTGCCTTGTTGGGATCGAGGGGGCATGTTGAGCTAGTATTTCATGTATGAGTGGCCTTAGGCCCTTGGGCTTTATGATTTTGTGCGATTGACTGTTCTGTTTTGCTGG
This portion of the Coffea arabica cultivar ET-39 chromosome 2e, Coffea Arabica ET-39 HiFi, whole genome shotgun sequence genome encodes:
- the LOC140004558 gene encoding pentatricopeptide repeat-containing protein At2g13420, mitochondrial-like; amino-acid sequence: MALLLNLGRSFSMQMNIFLPKLLPTYSFSSFSDSEHRLPPPPQIWHLETEPKPILPTIEPSKNADLISQIILQHHNPFHATESSFQLNGITLTTSLVHQILLRLHHSSKVALAFFQYCQFHHPSYCHDTTAFNLLVDSLCKVRQFDVAWQLIVQMDQESNNLRPNFTTFYILIRRLISAGLTRQAIRAFDEMHIFIDEENSGSFSQFRFCFLLDTLCKYGYVKVANELFNKEKWRLELNAKIYTILIYGWFKVKKIEMAEKFFKEMVQKGIEPNVVTYNVMLNGICRKASLHPDERFEKVIRNAEKVFVEMRDRGVEPDVTSYSILLHVYSRAHKPALSLEKLKMMKDRGICPNVATYTSVVKCLCSCGRIEDAEVLLDEMVSNGVNPATATYNCFFEEYRGRKDTEGAMRLYRKMKEDGSFCSPSIHTYNILLGMFTKVNKMGLAMEIWEDMKASRIGPDLDTYTLLIHGLCARRNWRVACELFMEMIEKGYLPQKITFQTLYKGLIQSDMLRTWRRLKKKLEEESITFGSEFETLHLKPYRR